Proteins from a genomic interval of Quercus robur chromosome 9, dhQueRobu3.1, whole genome shotgun sequence:
- the LOC126698093 gene encoding rust resistance kinase Lr10-like isoform X4, which produces MVIRELPFTAGLTALTVFVLVHKTCSTQNSIHQCAPSSCGNIQNISYPFRLKSDPQTCGDPRYELSCESNHTVLHIYAGKYYVQEINYNNYTIRVVDSGIYKDNYFSTPSYSSDPFNFRSQLRSQQIAPSYYLSNYKIMVFMSCERPVNTPFYLDTSTCIDNGEYSFNSSISHSKRYKYVTIDARVMDVKDSCRLEQMVLTSRPGNDHPNISCSEIHNDLVYGFEPSWIRVICESYCGIGSSCYRNDLNRVECDSKIGLGRRLLYFFAEWLVTLYYFFKGRQPPYPEYLSIVLLYLTAKMVLGAPWVVALLIYKWRRRHLSTNDAVEEFLQSQNNFMPIRYSYSEIRKMTKGFKDKLGEGGYGSVYKGKLQSGRLVAIKMLDNFKANGQDFISEVATIGRIHHMNVVQLIGFCAKGPKRALIYEFMPNGSLDKYIFSLEERIPLSIEKLYEISLGVARGIEYLHQGCDMQILHFDIKPHNILLDENFTPKVSDFGLAKLYLADDSIVSLTAARGTLGYMAPELFYKNIGGVSYKADVYSFGMLLLEMASKRKNFNALADHSSQMYFPTWVYDQVSEGNDIIMEDATEEEKKTINKMIIVALWCIQMKPSDRCSMNKVVEMLVGEVECLQMPSKPFLSSLADVGDSLNPTCSTIQSGESSQSTQF; this is translated from the exons ATGGTGATCAGAGAATTACCCTTCACTGCAGGGCTCACTGCCCTTACTGTTTTTGTACTAGTCCATAAAACTTGCAGTACTCAGAATAGTATTCATCAGTGTGCCCCTTCTTCCTGCGGAAATATCCAGAACATAAGCTATCCGTTTCGATTGAAGAGCGATCCACAAACCTGCGGCGACCCAAGGTATGAACTGTCGTGTGAGAGCAATCATACGGTGTTACACATATATGCTGGAAAATACTATGTACaggaaatcaattacaataactaCACAATCCGGGTGGTGGACTCAGGTATATACAAGGACAATTACTTCTCCACTCCGAGTTATTCTTCAGATCCATTTAATTTCAGATCTCAACTGCGTTCTCAACAGATCGCTCCGTCGTATTACCTGTCAAACTACAAGATTATGGTTTTCATGAGCTGTGAAAGACCAGTGAATACTCCATTCTATTTGGATACTTCTACTTGCATTGACAATGGAGAGTATTCTTTCAACTCTTCTATTTCTCATTCCAAGAGGTATAAATATGTTACAATTGATGCAAGAGTGATGGATGTGAAGGACTCGTGCAGATTAGAGCAGATGGTTCTGACATCGCGGCCAGGAAATGATCATCCAAATATTTCCTGTTCAGAAATCCACAATGATTTGGTATATGGTTTTGAGCCTTCATGGATCCGAGTTATTTGTGAAAGTTATTGTGGAATAGGGAGTTCTTGCTACCGCAATGACTTGAACCGTGTTGAATGCGACAGCAAGATAG GATTGGGTAGAAGACTACTTTATTTCTTTGCGG AGTGGCTAGTAACTCTATATTACTTTTTCAAAG GAAGGCAACCTCCATATCCAGAATATTTATCTATTG TATTGTTATATCTTACAGCAAAAATGGTCTTGGGGGCTCCATGGGTGGTTGCCCTTTTGATATATAAGTGGCGTAGGAGGCATTTATCAACAAATGACGCTGTCGAAGAATTTCTGCAAAGCCAAAATAACTTCATGCCAATTAGGTATTCTTACTCAGAAATTAGGAAGATGACCAAAGGTTTTAAGGATAAATTGGGAGAAGGAGGCTATGGCTCTGTGTATAAAGGGAAGCTTCAAAGTGGTCGACTTGTAGCTATTAAGATGTTAGATAATTTCAAAGCTAATGGGCAAGATTTTATCAGTGAAGTTGCAACAATTGGAAGGATTCACCACATGAATGTGGTGCAACTCATTGGCTTTTGTGCCAAGGGACCAAAGCGCGCCCTTATATATGAATTCATGCCTAACGGTTCTCTAgataaatacattttttctcTAGAAGAAAGAATCCCTTTAAGTATTGAGAAATTATATGAAATTTCTCTTGGAGTGGCTCGTGGAATTGAATATCTACATCAAGGATGTGACATGCAAATTCTACATTTTGATATCAAGCCCCATAACATTCTACTTGATGAGAACTTCACTCCAAAagtttctgattttgggcttgCAAAACTTTATCTTGCAGATGATAGCATAGTGTCATTGACTGCTGCAAGAGGAACACTAGGATATATGGCTCCAGAGTTGTTCTATAAAAACATTGGAGGCGTCTCCTATAAAgctgatgtttatagttttggcATGTTATTGTTGGAAATGGCAAGCAAAAGAAAGAACTTTAATGCATTAGCAGATCATTCAAGCCAAATGTATTTTCCAACTTGGGTTTATGATCAAGTTAGTGAAGGAAATGACATAATAATGGAAGATGCCACAGAGGAGGAGAAGAAAACAATTAATAAGATGATCATAGTTGCATTATGGTGCATACAGATGAAGCCTAGTGATCGTTGTTCAATGAACAAAGTTGTAGAAATGCTTGTAGGAGAAGTTGAATGCTTACAAATGCCTTCTAAGCCTTTCCTATCATCACTAGCGGATGTAGGAGACAGCTTAAATCCAACTTGCTCGACAATTCAATCAGGTGAATCAAGTCAATCAACTCAATTTTAA
- the LOC126698093 gene encoding rust resistance kinase Lr10-like isoform X3 produces the protein MVIRELPFTAGLTALTVFVLVHKTCSTQNSIHQCAPSSCGNIQNISYPFRLKSDPQTCGDPRYELSCESNHTVLHIYAGKYYVQEINYNNYTIRVVDSGIYKDNYFSTPSYSSDPFNFRSQLRSQQIAPSYYLSNYKIMVFMSCERPVNTPFYLDTSTCIDNGEYSFNSSISHSKRYKYVTIDARVMDVKDSCRLEQMVLTSRPGNDHPNISCSEIHNDLVYGFEPSWIRVICESYCGIGSSCYRNDLNRVECDSKIGLGRRLLYFFAEWLVTLYYFFKAGRQPPYPEYLSIVLLYLTAKMVLGAPWVVALLIYKWRRRHLSTNDAVEEFLQSQNNFMPIRYSYSEIRKMTKGFKDKLGEGGYGSVYKGKLQSGRLVAIKMLDNFKANGQDFISEVATIGRIHHMNVVQLIGFCAKGPKRALIYEFMPNGSLDKYIFSLEERIPLSIEKLYEISLGVARGIEYLHQGCDMQILHFDIKPHNILLDENFTPKVSDFGLAKLYLADDSIVSLTAARGTLGYMAPELFYKNIGGVSYKADVYSFGMLLLEMASKRKNFNALADHSSQMYFPTWVYDQVSEGNDIIMEDATEEEKKTINKMIIVALWCIQMKPSDRCSMNKVVEMLVGEVECLQMPSKPFLSSLADVGDSLNPTCSTIQSGESSQSTQF, from the exons ATGGTGATCAGAGAATTACCCTTCACTGCAGGGCTCACTGCCCTTACTGTTTTTGTACTAGTCCATAAAACTTGCAGTACTCAGAATAGTATTCATCAGTGTGCCCCTTCTTCCTGCGGAAATATCCAGAACATAAGCTATCCGTTTCGATTGAAGAGCGATCCACAAACCTGCGGCGACCCAAGGTATGAACTGTCGTGTGAGAGCAATCATACGGTGTTACACATATATGCTGGAAAATACTATGTACaggaaatcaattacaataactaCACAATCCGGGTGGTGGACTCAGGTATATACAAGGACAATTACTTCTCCACTCCGAGTTATTCTTCAGATCCATTTAATTTCAGATCTCAACTGCGTTCTCAACAGATCGCTCCGTCGTATTACCTGTCAAACTACAAGATTATGGTTTTCATGAGCTGTGAAAGACCAGTGAATACTCCATTCTATTTGGATACTTCTACTTGCATTGACAATGGAGAGTATTCTTTCAACTCTTCTATTTCTCATTCCAAGAGGTATAAATATGTTACAATTGATGCAAGAGTGATGGATGTGAAGGACTCGTGCAGATTAGAGCAGATGGTTCTGACATCGCGGCCAGGAAATGATCATCCAAATATTTCCTGTTCAGAAATCCACAATGATTTGGTATATGGTTTTGAGCCTTCATGGATCCGAGTTATTTGTGAAAGTTATTGTGGAATAGGGAGTTCTTGCTACCGCAATGACTTGAACCGTGTTGAATGCGACAGCAAGATAG GATTGGGTAGAAGACTACTTTATTTCTTTGCGG AGTGGCTAGTAACTCTATATTACTTTTTCAAAG cagGAAGGCAACCTCCATATCCAGAATATTTATCTATTG TATTGTTATATCTTACAGCAAAAATGGTCTTGGGGGCTCCATGGGTGGTTGCCCTTTTGATATATAAGTGGCGTAGGAGGCATTTATCAACAAATGACGCTGTCGAAGAATTTCTGCAAAGCCAAAATAACTTCATGCCAATTAGGTATTCTTACTCAGAAATTAGGAAGATGACCAAAGGTTTTAAGGATAAATTGGGAGAAGGAGGCTATGGCTCTGTGTATAAAGGGAAGCTTCAAAGTGGTCGACTTGTAGCTATTAAGATGTTAGATAATTTCAAAGCTAATGGGCAAGATTTTATCAGTGAAGTTGCAACAATTGGAAGGATTCACCACATGAATGTGGTGCAACTCATTGGCTTTTGTGCCAAGGGACCAAAGCGCGCCCTTATATATGAATTCATGCCTAACGGTTCTCTAgataaatacattttttctcTAGAAGAAAGAATCCCTTTAAGTATTGAGAAATTATATGAAATTTCTCTTGGAGTGGCTCGTGGAATTGAATATCTACATCAAGGATGTGACATGCAAATTCTACATTTTGATATCAAGCCCCATAACATTCTACTTGATGAGAACTTCACTCCAAAagtttctgattttgggcttgCAAAACTTTATCTTGCAGATGATAGCATAGTGTCATTGACTGCTGCAAGAGGAACACTAGGATATATGGCTCCAGAGTTGTTCTATAAAAACATTGGAGGCGTCTCCTATAAAgctgatgtttatagttttggcATGTTATTGTTGGAAATGGCAAGCAAAAGAAAGAACTTTAATGCATTAGCAGATCATTCAAGCCAAATGTATTTTCCAACTTGGGTTTATGATCAAGTTAGTGAAGGAAATGACATAATAATGGAAGATGCCACAGAGGAGGAGAAGAAAACAATTAATAAGATGATCATAGTTGCATTATGGTGCATACAGATGAAGCCTAGTGATCGTTGTTCAATGAACAAAGTTGTAGAAATGCTTGTAGGAGAAGTTGAATGCTTACAAATGCCTTCTAAGCCTTTCCTATCATCACTAGCGGATGTAGGAGACAGCTTAAATCCAACTTGCTCGACAATTCAATCAGGTGAATCAAGTCAATCAACTCAATTTTAA
- the LOC126698093 gene encoding rust resistance kinase Lr10-like isoform X1, with translation MVIRELPFTAGLTALTVFVLVHKTCSTQNSIHQCAPSSCGNIQNISYPFRLKSDPQTCGDPRYELSCESNHTVLHIYAGKYYVQEINYNNYTIRVVDSGIYKDNYFSTPSYSSDPFNFRSQLRSQQIAPSYYLSNYKIMVFMSCERPVNTPFYLDTSTCIDNGEYSFNSSISHSKRYKYVTIDARVMDVKDSCRLEQMVLTSRPGNDHPNISCSEIHNDLVYGFEPSWIRVICESYCGIGSSCYRNDLNRVECDSKIGLGRRLLYFFAEWLVTLYYFFKAGRQPPYPEYLSIAYNWYLLLNIVLLYLTAKMVLGAPWVVALLIYKWRRRHLSTNDAVEEFLQSQNNFMPIRYSYSEIRKMTKGFKDKLGEGGYGSVYKGKLQSGRLVAIKMLDNFKANGQDFISEVATIGRIHHMNVVQLIGFCAKGPKRALIYEFMPNGSLDKYIFSLEERIPLSIEKLYEISLGVARGIEYLHQGCDMQILHFDIKPHNILLDENFTPKVSDFGLAKLYLADDSIVSLTAARGTLGYMAPELFYKNIGGVSYKADVYSFGMLLLEMASKRKNFNALADHSSQMYFPTWVYDQVSEGNDIIMEDATEEEKKTINKMIIVALWCIQMKPSDRCSMNKVVEMLVGEVECLQMPSKPFLSSLADVGDSLNPTCSTIQSGESSQSTQF, from the exons ATGGTGATCAGAGAATTACCCTTCACTGCAGGGCTCACTGCCCTTACTGTTTTTGTACTAGTCCATAAAACTTGCAGTACTCAGAATAGTATTCATCAGTGTGCCCCTTCTTCCTGCGGAAATATCCAGAACATAAGCTATCCGTTTCGATTGAAGAGCGATCCACAAACCTGCGGCGACCCAAGGTATGAACTGTCGTGTGAGAGCAATCATACGGTGTTACACATATATGCTGGAAAATACTATGTACaggaaatcaattacaataactaCACAATCCGGGTGGTGGACTCAGGTATATACAAGGACAATTACTTCTCCACTCCGAGTTATTCTTCAGATCCATTTAATTTCAGATCTCAACTGCGTTCTCAACAGATCGCTCCGTCGTATTACCTGTCAAACTACAAGATTATGGTTTTCATGAGCTGTGAAAGACCAGTGAATACTCCATTCTATTTGGATACTTCTACTTGCATTGACAATGGAGAGTATTCTTTCAACTCTTCTATTTCTCATTCCAAGAGGTATAAATATGTTACAATTGATGCAAGAGTGATGGATGTGAAGGACTCGTGCAGATTAGAGCAGATGGTTCTGACATCGCGGCCAGGAAATGATCATCCAAATATTTCCTGTTCAGAAATCCACAATGATTTGGTATATGGTTTTGAGCCTTCATGGATCCGAGTTATTTGTGAAAGTTATTGTGGAATAGGGAGTTCTTGCTACCGCAATGACTTGAACCGTGTTGAATGCGACAGCAAGATAG GATTGGGTAGAAGACTACTTTATTTCTTTGCGG AGTGGCTAGTAACTCTATATTACTTTTTCAAAG cagGAAGGCAACCTCCATATCCAGAATATTTATCTATTG cTTATAATTGGTACTTACTACTAAACATC GTATTGTTATATCTTACAGCAAAAATGGTCTTGGGGGCTCCATGGGTGGTTGCCCTTTTGATATATAAGTGGCGTAGGAGGCATTTATCAACAAATGACGCTGTCGAAGAATTTCTGCAAAGCCAAAATAACTTCATGCCAATTAGGTATTCTTACTCAGAAATTAGGAAGATGACCAAAGGTTTTAAGGATAAATTGGGAGAAGGAGGCTATGGCTCTGTGTATAAAGGGAAGCTTCAAAGTGGTCGACTTGTAGCTATTAAGATGTTAGATAATTTCAAAGCTAATGGGCAAGATTTTATCAGTGAAGTTGCAACAATTGGAAGGATTCACCACATGAATGTGGTGCAACTCATTGGCTTTTGTGCCAAGGGACCAAAGCGCGCCCTTATATATGAATTCATGCCTAACGGTTCTCTAgataaatacattttttctcTAGAAGAAAGAATCCCTTTAAGTATTGAGAAATTATATGAAATTTCTCTTGGAGTGGCTCGTGGAATTGAATATCTACATCAAGGATGTGACATGCAAATTCTACATTTTGATATCAAGCCCCATAACATTCTACTTGATGAGAACTTCACTCCAAAagtttctgattttgggcttgCAAAACTTTATCTTGCAGATGATAGCATAGTGTCATTGACTGCTGCAAGAGGAACACTAGGATATATGGCTCCAGAGTTGTTCTATAAAAACATTGGAGGCGTCTCCTATAAAgctgatgtttatagttttggcATGTTATTGTTGGAAATGGCAAGCAAAAGAAAGAACTTTAATGCATTAGCAGATCATTCAAGCCAAATGTATTTTCCAACTTGGGTTTATGATCAAGTTAGTGAAGGAAATGACATAATAATGGAAGATGCCACAGAGGAGGAGAAGAAAACAATTAATAAGATGATCATAGTTGCATTATGGTGCATACAGATGAAGCCTAGTGATCGTTGTTCAATGAACAAAGTTGTAGAAATGCTTGTAGGAGAAGTTGAATGCTTACAAATGCCTTCTAAGCCTTTCCTATCATCACTAGCGGATGTAGGAGACAGCTTAAATCCAACTTGCTCGACAATTCAATCAGGTGAATCAAGTCAATCAACTCAATTTTAA
- the LOC126698093 gene encoding rust resistance kinase Lr10-like isoform X2, whose product MVIRELPFTAGLTALTVFVLVHKTCSTQNSIHQCAPSSCGNIQNISYPFRLKSDPQTCGDPRYELSCESNHTVLHIYAGKYYVQEINYNNYTIRVVDSGIYKDNYFSTPSYSSDPFNFRSQLRSQQIAPSYYLSNYKIMVFMSCERPVNTPFYLDTSTCIDNGEYSFNSSISHSKRYKYVTIDARVMDVKDSCRLEQMVLTSRPGNDHPNISCSEIHNDLVYGFEPSWIRVICESYCGIGSSCYRNDLNRVECDSKIGLGRRLLYFFAEWLVTLYYFFKGRQPPYPEYLSIAYNWYLLLNIVLLYLTAKMVLGAPWVVALLIYKWRRRHLSTNDAVEEFLQSQNNFMPIRYSYSEIRKMTKGFKDKLGEGGYGSVYKGKLQSGRLVAIKMLDNFKANGQDFISEVATIGRIHHMNVVQLIGFCAKGPKRALIYEFMPNGSLDKYIFSLEERIPLSIEKLYEISLGVARGIEYLHQGCDMQILHFDIKPHNILLDENFTPKVSDFGLAKLYLADDSIVSLTAARGTLGYMAPELFYKNIGGVSYKADVYSFGMLLLEMASKRKNFNALADHSSQMYFPTWVYDQVSEGNDIIMEDATEEEKKTINKMIIVALWCIQMKPSDRCSMNKVVEMLVGEVECLQMPSKPFLSSLADVGDSLNPTCSTIQSGESSQSTQF is encoded by the exons ATGGTGATCAGAGAATTACCCTTCACTGCAGGGCTCACTGCCCTTACTGTTTTTGTACTAGTCCATAAAACTTGCAGTACTCAGAATAGTATTCATCAGTGTGCCCCTTCTTCCTGCGGAAATATCCAGAACATAAGCTATCCGTTTCGATTGAAGAGCGATCCACAAACCTGCGGCGACCCAAGGTATGAACTGTCGTGTGAGAGCAATCATACGGTGTTACACATATATGCTGGAAAATACTATGTACaggaaatcaattacaataactaCACAATCCGGGTGGTGGACTCAGGTATATACAAGGACAATTACTTCTCCACTCCGAGTTATTCTTCAGATCCATTTAATTTCAGATCTCAACTGCGTTCTCAACAGATCGCTCCGTCGTATTACCTGTCAAACTACAAGATTATGGTTTTCATGAGCTGTGAAAGACCAGTGAATACTCCATTCTATTTGGATACTTCTACTTGCATTGACAATGGAGAGTATTCTTTCAACTCTTCTATTTCTCATTCCAAGAGGTATAAATATGTTACAATTGATGCAAGAGTGATGGATGTGAAGGACTCGTGCAGATTAGAGCAGATGGTTCTGACATCGCGGCCAGGAAATGATCATCCAAATATTTCCTGTTCAGAAATCCACAATGATTTGGTATATGGTTTTGAGCCTTCATGGATCCGAGTTATTTGTGAAAGTTATTGTGGAATAGGGAGTTCTTGCTACCGCAATGACTTGAACCGTGTTGAATGCGACAGCAAGATAG GATTGGGTAGAAGACTACTTTATTTCTTTGCGG AGTGGCTAGTAACTCTATATTACTTTTTCAAAG GAAGGCAACCTCCATATCCAGAATATTTATCTATTG cTTATAATTGGTACTTACTACTAAACATC GTATTGTTATATCTTACAGCAAAAATGGTCTTGGGGGCTCCATGGGTGGTTGCCCTTTTGATATATAAGTGGCGTAGGAGGCATTTATCAACAAATGACGCTGTCGAAGAATTTCTGCAAAGCCAAAATAACTTCATGCCAATTAGGTATTCTTACTCAGAAATTAGGAAGATGACCAAAGGTTTTAAGGATAAATTGGGAGAAGGAGGCTATGGCTCTGTGTATAAAGGGAAGCTTCAAAGTGGTCGACTTGTAGCTATTAAGATGTTAGATAATTTCAAAGCTAATGGGCAAGATTTTATCAGTGAAGTTGCAACAATTGGAAGGATTCACCACATGAATGTGGTGCAACTCATTGGCTTTTGTGCCAAGGGACCAAAGCGCGCCCTTATATATGAATTCATGCCTAACGGTTCTCTAgataaatacattttttctcTAGAAGAAAGAATCCCTTTAAGTATTGAGAAATTATATGAAATTTCTCTTGGAGTGGCTCGTGGAATTGAATATCTACATCAAGGATGTGACATGCAAATTCTACATTTTGATATCAAGCCCCATAACATTCTACTTGATGAGAACTTCACTCCAAAagtttctgattttgggcttgCAAAACTTTATCTTGCAGATGATAGCATAGTGTCATTGACTGCTGCAAGAGGAACACTAGGATATATGGCTCCAGAGTTGTTCTATAAAAACATTGGAGGCGTCTCCTATAAAgctgatgtttatagttttggcATGTTATTGTTGGAAATGGCAAGCAAAAGAAAGAACTTTAATGCATTAGCAGATCATTCAAGCCAAATGTATTTTCCAACTTGGGTTTATGATCAAGTTAGTGAAGGAAATGACATAATAATGGAAGATGCCACAGAGGAGGAGAAGAAAACAATTAATAAGATGATCATAGTTGCATTATGGTGCATACAGATGAAGCCTAGTGATCGTTGTTCAATGAACAAAGTTGTAGAAATGCTTGTAGGAGAAGTTGAATGCTTACAAATGCCTTCTAAGCCTTTCCTATCATCACTAGCGGATGTAGGAGACAGCTTAAATCCAACTTGCTCGACAATTCAATCAGGTGAATCAAGTCAATCAACTCAATTTTAA
- the LOC126698093 gene encoding rust resistance kinase Lr10-like isoform X5, translating into MVFMSCERPVNTPFYLDTSTCIDNGEYSFNSSISHSKRYKYVTIDARVMDVKDSCRLEQMVLTSRPGNDHPNISCSEIHNDLVYGFEPSWIRVICESYCGIGSSCYRNDLNRVECDSKIGLGRRLLYFFAEWLVTLYYFFKAGRQPPYPEYLSIAYNWYLLLNIVLLYLTAKMVLGAPWVVALLIYKWRRRHLSTNDAVEEFLQSQNNFMPIRYSYSEIRKMTKGFKDKLGEGGYGSVYKGKLQSGRLVAIKMLDNFKANGQDFISEVATIGRIHHMNVVQLIGFCAKGPKRALIYEFMPNGSLDKYIFSLEERIPLSIEKLYEISLGVARGIEYLHQGCDMQILHFDIKPHNILLDENFTPKVSDFGLAKLYLADDSIVSLTAARGTLGYMAPELFYKNIGGVSYKADVYSFGMLLLEMASKRKNFNALADHSSQMYFPTWVYDQVSEGNDIIMEDATEEEKKTINKMIIVALWCIQMKPSDRCSMNKVVEMLVGEVECLQMPSKPFLSSLADVGDSLNPTCSTIQSGESSQSTQF; encoded by the exons ATGGTTTTCATGAGCTGTGAAAGACCAGTGAATACTCCATTCTATTTGGATACTTCTACTTGCATTGACAATGGAGAGTATTCTTTCAACTCTTCTATTTCTCATTCCAAGAGGTATAAATATGTTACAATTGATGCAAGAGTGATGGATGTGAAGGACTCGTGCAGATTAGAGCAGATGGTTCTGACATCGCGGCCAGGAAATGATCATCCAAATATTTCCTGTTCAGAAATCCACAATGATTTGGTATATGGTTTTGAGCCTTCATGGATCCGAGTTATTTGTGAAAGTTATTGTGGAATAGGGAGTTCTTGCTACCGCAATGACTTGAACCGTGTTGAATGCGACAGCAAGATAG GATTGGGTAGAAGACTACTTTATTTCTTTGCGG AGTGGCTAGTAACTCTATATTACTTTTTCAAAG cagGAAGGCAACCTCCATATCCAGAATATTTATCTATTG cTTATAATTGGTACTTACTACTAAACATC GTATTGTTATATCTTACAGCAAAAATGGTCTTGGGGGCTCCATGGGTGGTTGCCCTTTTGATATATAAGTGGCGTAGGAGGCATTTATCAACAAATGACGCTGTCGAAGAATTTCTGCAAAGCCAAAATAACTTCATGCCAATTAGGTATTCTTACTCAGAAATTAGGAAGATGACCAAAGGTTTTAAGGATAAATTGGGAGAAGGAGGCTATGGCTCTGTGTATAAAGGGAAGCTTCAAAGTGGTCGACTTGTAGCTATTAAGATGTTAGATAATTTCAAAGCTAATGGGCAAGATTTTATCAGTGAAGTTGCAACAATTGGAAGGATTCACCACATGAATGTGGTGCAACTCATTGGCTTTTGTGCCAAGGGACCAAAGCGCGCCCTTATATATGAATTCATGCCTAACGGTTCTCTAgataaatacattttttctcTAGAAGAAAGAATCCCTTTAAGTATTGAGAAATTATATGAAATTTCTCTTGGAGTGGCTCGTGGAATTGAATATCTACATCAAGGATGTGACATGCAAATTCTACATTTTGATATCAAGCCCCATAACATTCTACTTGATGAGAACTTCACTCCAAAagtttctgattttgggcttgCAAAACTTTATCTTGCAGATGATAGCATAGTGTCATTGACTGCTGCAAGAGGAACACTAGGATATATGGCTCCAGAGTTGTTCTATAAAAACATTGGAGGCGTCTCCTATAAAgctgatgtttatagttttggcATGTTATTGTTGGAAATGGCAAGCAAAAGAAAGAACTTTAATGCATTAGCAGATCATTCAAGCCAAATGTATTTTCCAACTTGGGTTTATGATCAAGTTAGTGAAGGAAATGACATAATAATGGAAGATGCCACAGAGGAGGAGAAGAAAACAATTAATAAGATGATCATAGTTGCATTATGGTGCATACAGATGAAGCCTAGTGATCGTTGTTCAATGAACAAAGTTGTAGAAATGCTTGTAGGAGAAGTTGAATGCTTACAAATGCCTTCTAAGCCTTTCCTATCATCACTAGCGGATGTAGGAGACAGCTTAAATCCAACTTGCTCGACAATTCAATCAGGTGAATCAAGTCAATCAACTCAATTTTAA